A genomic window from Salvelinus namaycush isolate Seneca chromosome 5, SaNama_1.0, whole genome shotgun sequence includes:
- the LOC120047258 gene encoding melanopsin-B-like, translating to MSLGVNGSWRGSVPSSIPPAFLSHLSPSTDLGVAIFLILTGVVSVVGNGIVLLVYCRKKKKLRPPELMTINLAICDFGYSLLGAPCLIISSVSHGWVFGEAGCLWYGLQGFVFGIGSLITTCLISLDRCLKICSFRYGQWIERRHMSMSIGLVWFYSLFWASLPVFGFGSYGPEPFGTSCTINWWGMRSSLIDRLYILLILIMCFFLPTLTIVASYMTILLTVYRSSRALASIPSSTVTHTSKDLRLTKIAAVVCSTFLLSWTPYAIVSLYSALAPKEEHWAGEAMQGGGPSMGTGGSTGMASAFPNIPNIMGLLNWTSTENYGSNYGSVYYDPGESLRDVTNPDPYSYSGLGHSLSAASTRSSAPGQEGESETGSNRPVSCLPPMVSLIPAMFAKSHCMINPFIYQIMNKEFREDVYDILFGRQNGERRRMQGRAGSYSDSKESFIATAPKGSLSYCHSWRGRSNPKAMPMVELGKKERAGDTISVGWDALGVASLDTQVNMDGQSLSEAGRELGGSTSSSLMTE from the exons ATGTCTCTGGGAGTGAATGGCTCATGGAGGGGCTCTGTcccatcctccatccctcctgcCTTCCTTTCTCACCTCTCCCCCAGCACTGACCTGGGAGTCGCCATCTTCCTCATCCTCACAG gtGTAGTGTCAGTGGTTGGGAATGGCATAGTGCTGTTGGTTTACTGTAGAAAGAAGAAGAAACTCAGACCACCAGAACTCATGACTATTAACCTGGCCATCTGTGATTTTGGATACAGCCTCTTGGGGGCGCCATGCCTGATAATTTCCAG TGTGTCCCATGGCTGGGTGTTTGGGGAAGCAGGGTGCCTGTGGTACGGGTTGCAGGGCTTTGTTTTTGGGATCGGCTCCCTCATCACCACCTGTCTCATCTCTCTGGACCGCTGCCTCAAGATCTGCAGCTTCAGATACG GTCAGTGGATCGAGAGACGTCATATGTCCATGTCCATAGGGCTGGTGTGGTTCTACTCTCTGTTCTGGGCCTCCCTGCCTGTCTTCGGCTTCGGCAGCTACGGACCAGAACCCTTTGGGACCAGCTGCACCATCAACTG GTGGGGGATGAGGTCATCTTTGATCGACAGGCTCTACATCTTGCTGATCCTGATCATGTGCTTTTTTCTCCCCACACTGACCATCGTCGCCTCCTACATGACCATTCTTCTGACG GTTTACCGTTCTAGTCGCGCTCTGGCATCTATTCCCTCCTCAACTGTCACTCACACCAGCAAAGACCTGAGACTCACAAAG ATAGCAGCTGTGGTGTGCTCCACCTTCCTCTTATCCTGGACTCCCTATGCCATTGTCTCCCTCTACTCCGCCTTGGCCCCCAAGGAGGAGCATTGGGCCGGGGAGGCCATGCAGGGAGGAGGCCCCTCCATGGGGACTGGAGGATCCACCGGGATGGCCTCAGCCTTCCCAAACATCCCCAACATTATGGGTCTCCTCAATTGGACCTCCACGGAAAACTACGGAAGCAACTACGGAAGTGTCTACTACGACCCTGGAGAATCCTTGCGGGACGTGACCAACCCAGATCCATACTCCTATTCTGGTTTAGGCCACAGTCTGTCTGCTGCTTCCACACGCAGTTCAGCCCCAGGCCAGGAGGGGGAGTCGGAGACAGGGAGCAACCGGCCGGTGTCCTGCCTGCCACCTATGGTGTCTCTGATACCAGCAATGTTCGCCAAGTCTCACTGCATGATTAACCCTTTCATCTACCAGATCATGAACAAGGAGTTCAGAGAGGACGTGTACGACATACTGTTTGGGAGACAGAacggggagaggaggagaatgcAGGGAAGAGCAGGGAGCTACTCTGACAGTAAGGAGTCTTTCATAGCTACAG cCCCCAAAGGCAGCCTCTCCTACTGCCACAGCTGGCGAGGGAGGAGCAACCCCAAGGCCATGCCCATGGTGGAGttggggaagaaagagagggctGGCGACACCATCTCGGTGGGGTGGGACGCCCTGGGCGTGGCCTCGCTGGACACACAGGTCAACATGGACGGGCAGAGTCTGAGCGAGGCAGGGAGAGAGCTGGGGGGTTCCACCTCTAGTAGTCTGATGACcgagtga